One Dioscorea cayenensis subsp. rotundata cultivar TDr96_F1 chromosome 15, TDr96_F1_v2_PseudoChromosome.rev07_lg8_w22 25.fasta, whole genome shotgun sequence genomic region harbors:
- the LOC120277658 gene encoding CBL-interacting protein kinase 7-like, translating into MDPSSSSPASSSHPNPHLLPPSSTDPNPLITPHSLASSTSPKTGDILIGKYQISHLLGRGSFAKVYQAQALSDGSKVAIKVLDKAKIISAGLTDRVITEVSAMRRLSHPNIIHLHELMATRSKIYLIMDLAPGGDLFSQILHHRRSKLPESTARRYFHQLISALLYCHTRGVFHRDIKPHNLLLDADDNLKVADFGLSAIPESLKNGLLHTACGTPAFTAPEILRSVGYDGSQTDAWACGVVLYFLLTARLPFEEYNTQLMYKKMLARCYSFPSSFPPMARQVINGFLDPNPETRLSIKGVIDTPWFMKRAFSFESQVGSTSSSSLLELKSFDSMNAFDIITRSKSFNLSGLLEDGERKRAQRFSSNETVEVVFERVREAGAKQGCVLIVEILEVAEKMLMVEVKEEGSVNGYELISWDKLRDDLQDILLVWE; encoded by the coding sequence ATGGatccctcttcatcttctccggCGAGCTCTTCTCACCCAAACCCTCATCTCCTTCCACCTTCTTCCACTGATCCCAACCCACTCATTACTCCCCACTCTCTAGCCAGCTCTACTTCCCCTAAAACCGGTGATATCCTCATCGGAAAGTACCAGATCAGCCATCTCCTCGGCCGCGGAAGCTTTGCCAAGGTCTACCAAGCTCAAGCCCTCTCCGACGGCTCCAAGGTCGCCATCAAAGTCCTGGACAAAGCTAAGATCATCAGTGCTGGTCTCACCGATCGGGTCATCACCGAGGTCTCCGCCATGCGCCGCCTTTCCCATCCCAACATCATTCATCTCCATGAGCTCATGGCCACCAGATCCAAGATCTATCTCATCATGGATCTTGCCCCCGGCGGGGATCTCTTTTCCCAGATCCTTCACCACCGCCGATCCAAGCTCCCTGAATCCACCGCCCGTCGCTATTTCCATCAACTCATCTCGGCCCTCCTCTATTGCCACACACGTGGCGTCTTCCACCGAGACATCAAACCCCATAACCTCCTCCTCGACGCCGACGACAACCTCAAAGTCGCCGACTTTGGTCTCTCGGCCATCCCTGAAAGCCTCAAGAATGGTCTCCTCCACACGGCCTGCGGTACTCCGGCGTTCACAGCACCAGAAATCCTCCGCAGTGTCGGATACGATGGGTCCCAAACCGATGCCTGGGCCTGCGGCGTCGTCCTCTACTTCCTCCTCACCGCTCGTCTCCCTTTCGAGGAATACAACACTCAGCTCATGTACAAGAAAATGCTCGCCAGATGCTACTCATTCCCCTCATCGTTCCCCCCGATGGCGAGGCAGGTCATCAATGGATTCCTTGATCCAAACCCTGAGACAAGGCTCTCAATCAAAGGTGTCATTGATACACCTTGGTTCATGAAGAGGGCCTTCAGCTTTGAGTCTCAAGTTGGttccacatcttcatcatcattgctGGAACTAAAAAGCTTTGATTCAATGAACGCATTCGATATCATCACTAGATCGAAATCTTTTAATCTTTCCGGGTTGTTGGAGGATGGGGAAAGGAAACGAGCGCAGAGGTTCAGTTCGAATGAAACAGTGGAGGTGGTgtttgagagagtgagagaagCTGGGGCAAAGCAAGGGTGTGTGCTGATAGTGGAGATCTTGGAGGTGGCTGAGAAGATGCTAATGGTGGAAGTGAAGGAAGAAGGAAGTGTCAATGGATATGAGCTGATCAGTTGGGATAAGCTCAGGGATGACCTTCAAGATATTCTCTTGGTCTGGGAATGa